CGTAAGCCAGGCATTCATAGCCCTTTAGAGACTGTTGGAGCACTTTGCGGGCGATGGCCCCGGCTGCGACACGGCCAATGGTTTCACGCGCGCTGGAGCGGCCTCCACCCGAGACGGCTCGGATGCCATACTTCGCGTCATAGGTATAGTCGGCGTGGCTCGGCCGGTATGCCTGCGCCATCTCCGTATACGCTGAGGGACGCTGATCCGTATTCCTCACGAAAAGGCCGATGGGCGTACCCAGCGTCACACCATCCAGCACTCCAGACAGGATCTCCGCCTTGTCATCCTCTTTGCGGGGCGTCACAATCTTGCTCTGCCCTGGGCGACGCCGGTCCAGCTCACTTTGGATGTCCTCCACGGTCAAAGGGATACGCGGCGGGCAGCCATCAATGACAACACCCACCCCGGGACCATGGGATTCACCCCAAGTGCTGATGCGGAAAAGAGTGCCGAGGCTGCTGGACATAGGGTGGGTATGATGGACGGCAGAGATGCCTGTGCAAGCAAAGCTGTGCTCAGAGTGAGTTATGCCTCTTATGCCCAGTCTCTGAGATTGAATAAGGGTAGCTCAATTAAATCTCCTTATCCGTATAGGCTGGGCATAAGACCAATAAGCCTGTTCCTCTGCCCAAACCGGGCCGTTCCACAGTTGCTTTCTCTGCGGATAAAATTGCGCATAGGCTGTGTATCCTCACGAACAAGTCTCAGTTATGAGGGTTGCTCGCAGAGTTGAGGGGAGTTATCGGCCTCTTACTCACACTTAATGACAGAAATTTTAGTGGATTTAATATTCAGGGAAGCCAGACTTTTAAGTTGTGCTATAAGAGTTGGAGATTCCAAAGCTGCTTTAGCCGATGCTGTCTCCGCTTCTTTCTTGCTGTTTCCGCTTCCAGTTCCAAGCACGGCACCCATCCAATTGACGCTGGCTTCGAAAGACTTGGCGTGATCTGGCCCGGATTGACCGAGGATCTCGTATTGAGGAGGCATGGGCCCTACCGACTGGATGATTTCCTGAAGCTGCCCCTTCGGATTCTGGTCTCCTGGATTCACCAGCAGCTTTTCCAGATCCTCACTAAACAAGAATCGTGCGAAGCGCTGCGCTTCGGCAATACCTCCATCCAGATAAATGGCCCCTGCGACAGCTTCCAAGACATCCGCCAGCGTGCTTTCCCGCTCGCGGCCACCATTGGCCTGTTCGCCACGGCCCATGATCAGAAAACTTCCCAGTTTTAACCGGCGTGCGACATTGGCCAAAGCCTTGGTGGAAACGATTTGGGAACGCAGGGTGGTCAGCTTCCCCTCGTCCGCCTTGGGCAGCCTTTGATAGAGCAACTCCGAAAGCAACAGCTGCAGGACGGCATCTCCCAGGAATTCCAGGCGTTGATTGTCTGCCTGGACCCGCTGCGCCTCATAGCCGACACTTCCGTGAGTCAGGGCCATCGTCAGCAATTGACGATCACGAAAGGAGTAACCAAGGACAGATTCGAGCACTTCCATGAGACCAGGAGAATTTCACACGCCTTGTTCCAGAGGGTAGAACGGCTGTCAACGTGAACAGCGGGAATGGGGTGATCGACGGGGCTCGAACCCGCAACAACCAGAATCACAATCTGGGGCTCTACCATTGAGCTACGACCACCATCTGAAAACTAGCGAAGCGGAACATAATGCAGTGTTGGCTCAGCGCCAGCACTTTTTTGCAACCTGCTTCTCACACAGAATGGTTAAGACAGGAAAAATTAGCAGTTGTCAACCGGGTCCACGCGCAGCACTCTTAGACCGCCCGGATTTCTGAAAAATCCGCGCTGAGTTATCTATGCCTCCTCCTCGTCGTTCAAATAATCGTGGCGGACCACGTCGTCCATCGGGTCCATCCCGTGGCGGTTCCGGTCGTCGCCCCCCTCCGCCCCCGCCACCTGAAGACGAACTGAAGCAGAAGGAAGAGGCCATTGAACTTGATGGCGTCATCTCTGCCGTTCTCGCTGGTACCATGTTCCGCGTAAAGCTGAAGAACGGTCATGAAGTTCTGGCCCACATCTCCGGCAAGATGCGCAAGCGCTTCATCCGTCTGGTGATCGGTGACAACGTGAAGATCGAAATGTCGCCTTACGACATGGACAAGGCCCGTATCGTCTATCGTCTCTGAGTGCGATGGCCCGGGATATTGTTTACTTCGACCTGGAAACCCGCCGCACCGCCAATGATGTGGGCGGCTGGGGGAACAAGCACAAGATGGGTATTTCCGTCGGTGTCACCTTCAGCACCCGGCTTGGGGAATACCGCATCTTCCAGGAAGAGGAAACGTCCGATCTGATCTACCAGCTCACGCGGGCAGATCTCGTCGTCGGTTTTAACCATGTCAGCTTCGACTATGAAGTGCTCATGGGTCATACCATCTTCGACTTCCGCGACCAGGTCCGGGATCTGGACCTGCTGGTGGATCTTGAGAAAAAGCTCGGCCACCGGCTCAAGCTGGATGCCGTCGCCTCAGCCAGCCTGGGTACGGGCAAGACGGCCGATGGTCTCGATGCTATCCGCTGGTGGCAGCAGGGAAAGATCGCCGAGATCGCCGAATACTGCGCCTTCGATGTTAAGGTAACCAAATGCGTTCACGAATACGGTGCCAAAAATGGCTTCGTCAAATACCATGACCGCAACGGTCGTGAGCAGCAGGTGGCTGTGGACTGGAAGATCGACTGAGGTGCTGCCGACTTCACTTTTCCTTGCGGCGTAGCGTCACGAGGAGTGCAGCGTGGTCACTGTGGGAAAGAGCCCAGACCTTGCGGGCTTCGACCGTCTGCCAGTCTCGGCCTAACCAAAGATGATCCAAACTGAGCAGGGGAAGCCCCAGTGGCCAGGTTTCTTTGAAGCCTTCTCCTGCATCCTCCAGTGCGTGGGTATAGCGTGCGCGGTATCCATCGAGAAGAGCGGACTCCAAAGGCGTATTGAAATCACCCATCAAGAGCGCATCGGAACGTCCTTGTGTATGGGAAAGAGCATCCTCCAACTGGCCTTTGCGCCAGTGCAGTGGATGCGGGTAAACATCCGCGACCACGACCGGGAAAGTTGGGCCGAGGCCTGTGACTTCATAGCATGCATAGGCACCTGAGCGCTCCAGAGTACCCCAATCGCGGCGGGTATAGTCCACACGCGAAGCCCAGAGAATACCACGGCGCATCCATTCCACCTTATAGCCCGGCAGCATGGATTCATAGATGCGGCATCGATCTTCCATGTTCTTGCGGCCCGGCTCCACAAAGGCTGCGAAATGGGGCTTGAAGTCGCGGATCAGATCTACCATGCCCTGGTGTATAGTGGTCGGATGGGACAGATTCCAGTAGAGGATACGCACCTCTTGGTTCTTATCCCGCACTAAGCCAGCAGGCGGACCGCTGCCCCAGGAGCTGGCGATCCAGGTGGATGCCAGGGCCAGGCTGGTGATCGCTGCAGCCAGACGGGAGCGTTTGCCTGCCTTTGGCCAAACCAAAAGGATGACAGCGAGTGCCAGCAGGCATGGCTTTGGCATCGCATAAAACAGAAGCCGCAGGCCAAACAGATGATCCTTGAGACCGAACTGGAGGACGAGTCCCAGCCCAAGCCCCGCCCAGCCTGAGATCAGGCAAAAGCGGAGCAGCCGGGAAAGGATCATTGCCGGATTGGCTTAAACAGCGCGTTCCAGCTTCTCATCAATACGGGCCACAAGGGTGTCCAGCACCTCACTGTTGCCAAAGCGCTTCAGCACATCCGCTAGGAAACCTTCGATGATCAGCTTGCGGGATTCACTGTCGCTGATGCCGCGGGCCTTCAGGTAGAAGAGCTCTTCATCGCTGATGGGGCCGCTGGTGGCACCGTGGCTGCACTTGACCTGGTCAGCATTGATCTCCAGACCAGGAAGCGAAGTGGCTTCGGCTTCATCACTGTTGAGCAGGTTGCGGCAAGTCTGATAGGCGTCCGTATAATGGGCGGTTTCATCCACGGTGATCAGGCCGCTGAAGATGCTGCGGGATTTGCCATACAATGCATTCTTGTAAAGAAGGTCGCTCGTTGCATGCGGGGCCATGTGGTTCTGCAATGTCCGCTGATCCACGATCTGGTCACCGATAGGCAGTGAGACGCTGAGCATGTCACTGCGGGATCCCTGGCCGATGAGGTCACTGACGGTTTCACTGCGGCTGAACGCGGCACCGAGCTGGACCTGAAAGCTCTTCACATTGGCGTCACGACCGGCGACGATGCTGGAAAGATGCAGGGCCTGCGCATCGTCCGCCAGCTCCTGGCAGGCAGCATAGGTGATGCGGCTACCAGTGCCACTGACGAGGTCAGCAACGGCGATGCTGAGCCCGCCTTCACCTTCCAGGCTGCGGTAATGGTCCACCACGCTCACTTCAGCATTGTCACCGCTAACAATAAGTGTGTGCGGGAAAATGGCGGCATGATCACCCACCACCCAATGGAAAACCTCAATGGGTTTTTCGATGGCCACATTCTTCGGCAAGACGATGACGGTACCTGCCTTGACATGGGCCAGATGCAGCGCGGCAAACTTGGCCGAGCCGAGGGTCATCTCCCGTTTCATGAAGTGATCCTTCAGCACATCGCCATGTGACTTCAGAGCTTCAGCGAAGTTCACACAGACCACGCCGACTGGCAGGGCATCGGTTTCTGAAAGCACCAGCTCATCATTCACAAAGACAAAGCGGGCCGTGCGTTCCTTCAATCCCTCGGATGCTAAGATAGCCGCCTGCTTCTGGGCTTCCGTGGCTGGCATGGCCGGGCGATGCTGAGCCAGCTCCATGTTTTTGGCATTGGAATAACGCCAGTTTTCATCCTTGATGCTGGGCGTCGGAAGCTTTTGAAACTCCTCCCAGGCCGCTTCAGAGCGGGCTAAGAACCAGCCTGGAGCGGAGGTTTCATCACGCACAGGCGCAATGACTTCAAGACCGGAGGGAGCAGGGATGGCAGGAGTGTCAGACACAGGATCGAGGTTAAGTTTGGGAGTGGGGGAAAGGGTAGCGGGCATGGAAAAATCTGGCTAGACTGGCTAGAATGAAAAGGTTATGCTCGGTTTATGAAAGCCGTTAAAAAAGAGTGGCAACTCCAGGAAGCGAAGAACCGCTTCAGTGAGGTGGTCAACCAGGCGCTGACCGACGGCGCGCAAACCATCACCCGGCATGGCAAGCCTGTCGTCGTGGTGTTGTCACAAGAAGAGTTCAGGCGGCTGGCTCCAAAGAAAGAAGAGAAGGAGTGGAGCATGCTGGAGCACTTGCTGGCCTGTCCGGACAAGACGTTGCACAAACGGGTCTTTAGGACCCCAGGTGCACCGCGTGATGTTGATTTCTCATGAAGTATCTGCTCGACACCATGGTCGTCAGCGAGCCGACCAAACGTAAACGAGAGCCAAAAGTTATTCAGTGGCTTATCGCACAGGATGCTGATTGCGCCATCTCCATCCTGACTCTGGGCGAAGTGGAACGCGGAATCGTGAGCATGGCCCCTAGCCAGCGGAAACGTAATCTGACGGAGTGGTTTAACAGCTTTGCGGAGCACATGGAGCAGCGTAACCGCATTCTCCCGGTGGACCGCACGTTGATGAGTTTTTGGGGTCCGGTTTACACTCGAGAAGAGCGACTGACCAAGCGCAAGCCGCCCTTTGTCGATACGATTCTCGCGGCTACCGCTGAACTGCATGGGCTGACACTGGTGACGCGCAATGAAAAGGATTTCCCGAAGAGTCTGAGCCTGATTAATCCTTGGAAGATCTGAAGAGGAGCGGGGTCCAGTGTTTCGAGATGCACGCGCAGACCAGCCGCCGCAGACTTTGCGGTCATCACTTAGGTTATTATGATGAAGCTGGGAGAGCATGATTTCTACAGATGACGGATCAGGGCTGTTCTGCGGAAGCGGGTTTTACTGCAGTGGATTTTGCTTGCTGGATAACCAGAAGTTGGTCAAGCTTGGTTTCGATGGAATCCATCCTTACACGCAGGGTGTTAACTAAGCGGAGAATCCACCAGATGAACACATAGGCAAGTATAGGCCATATTACGGCCAAGGCTTGGTTTAACGAATGCATCAGCCGACGCTGCCCTCCATTTCGAGATCAATGAGGCGCTTGAGCTCGACGCTGTATTCCATGGGGAATTCTTTGACGAGGTCGTTGATGAAGCCGTTGACGCTGAGGCTCATGGCCTCGGCTTCACTGAGGCCGCGCTGCATAAGGTAGAAGATCTGATCGGCACTGACCTGGCTGACGCTGGCTTCGTGCTGCGTAGAGTGCTGGTTGCCGCGCACGCTGATGGCCGGGTAGGTATCGGTGCGGCTGTTGGTGTTGATTAGCAGGGCATCGCACTCGGTGTTGTTCTTGCAGCCTTTGAGGTGCTTCGGAATATGGACCAGACCGCGATAGGTGCTGCGGCCTTCACCAATGGAGATGGACTTGCTGATGACGTTGCTGGTGGTGTCATCGGCAGCGTGCACCATCTTGGCACCAGTGTCCTGATGCTGGCCGGTGTTTGCCAGAGCAATGCTGATGACCTCACCACGGGCGCGCTTGCCCTTCATGATGACGCCGGGGTACTTCATGGTTAGGCGGCTTCCGATGTTGCAGTCGATCCAGCGCACTTCAGCATCTTCATGGGCGATGCCGCGTTTGGTGACGAGGTTGAAGACGTTACTGCTCCAGTTTTGCACGGTCACGTATTGGATCTTCGCACCCTTCATGGCCACGAGTTCCACCACGGCGCTGTGCAGCGTGGCGGTTTCAAATTTAGGGGCAGTGCAACCTTCCATGTACATCAGCTCCGCGCCTTCATCGGCGATGATGAGCGTACGCTCGAACTGGCCGAACTGCTCGGAGTTGATGCGGAAGTAAGCCTGCAAAGGATGCTTCACTTTCACGCCTGGAGGCACGTAGATGAAGGAACCGCCAGAGAACACGGCGCTGTTGAGGGCGCTGAATTTGTTGTCGCCAGTCGGGATGACTTTGCCGAACCACTTCTTGAAAATCTCGGGGTGCTTGTGCAGGCCCTCGGTGCTGTTGACAAAGATGACGCCCTGCTCCTCCACGGCGGCCTTGATGTTGGAGTAAGCAGCCTCCGAGTCATACTGAGCCTCCACGCCGGCGAGGAATTTTCTTTCCTGCTCCGGAATGCCCAGGCGGTCAAAGGTGCGCTTCACATCTTCTGGCACATCGTCCCAGGAACGCTTCGGCTTCTGGCCATCGGAGAGGTAGTAGCGGAACTCGTCGAACTTGATGTTCTCCAGATCCTTGGTGGCCCAATGCGTAGGCATGGGCTTGCTCTGGAAAATCTTGAGCGCTTTGTGGCGGAACTCACGGATCCAGTCGGGGTCGTTTTTGACATCGGCGATGAAGTCCACCGTCTTTTCGGTGATGCCGAAGCCGGAGTCGAACTTGTTGCGCTCAGGGAACGTGAAGTCCCCCACGCTATCAACCTTGATGTCGGAAATGTCGTTGTCTGGGGCGGTGACCATAATAAGAAAGTGTTTGGTGTTCAGTTTTCAGTGCTCAGCTCAGCCAATCTTGGAATGCTTGGTTTTGGTGGAGATGAGCTGGAGGAAGCGGTCGTAATCGGACTCGGAAGAGAAGGCGGTTTTTGGGAGCCAGTTGAAGGCTTTTTTATGACTGTAAATCATAGCGCCATCAGGTGTGGAGATGCTTTCAATGAAGTAATCCCAATCGAACTTCCCCTCTCCTAGTGGCATTCTCACCAATAAGCCTTGATCATTAAATTGGTATGACACCGTAGTTCCGAATGATGGAGAAGTCTTCAAGGCTCGCAGGTAGATTCGCGGCCCCATCCAATAAGCCAATGCTAATAAGAGCGCGGCTCCCACCAAAAACCAATACTGCGGGAACATCTGGATTTTACCCTGGCTGATAATTGAGGGAATGGTGGAGATAACTACAAGTGCAACGGCCACCCAAAGAGGCCAGCCAAACACTGTGGAACGACGACTGTGCCATTTGTACCCCGCCAACATTGTTGGAGCATCAAAAGGCATAGTCGCTGTAATCTCTTCGTTCATTCAATTAGTTAGGCAGCAGCGAGCAGCTCTTCCTTGACCCAGTCGTAGCCTTTTTCTTCGAGCTTGAGGGCGAGTTCTTTGCCGCCGGTGTGGACGATCTGGCCGTCGATCATGACGTGGACGATGTCGGGCTGGATGTAGTTCAGCAGGCGCTGGTAGTGGGTGATGACGAGGAAGCCGCGGTTCTCGCTGCGCATGGCATTGACGCCACGGGAGACGACCTTGAGGGCATCGATGTCGAGGCCGGAATCGGTCTCATCAAGAATGGCATACTTCGGCTCCAGCATCATGAGTTGGAGGATCTCGTTGCGCTTTTTCTCGCCGCCGGAGAAGCCTTCGTTGACGCTGCGGCCGGTGAAGCTGCGGTCCATTTCGAGCTGGTCCATGCGTGCATAGAGCTGCTTGTAGAATTTGATGGCGTCAATGTCCTCGCCTTTCGGCAAGCGGGCCTTGAGGGCGGCACGAAGGAAGTTGGCGTTGCTGACGCCGGGGATCTCATGCGGATACTGGAAGGCCAGAAAGAGCCCGGCGCGGCTGCGGGCATCCACGGCCATATCGAGGATGTTTTCGCCATCCAGGAGGACTTCACCGCTGGTGACTTCGTAGTCTTCGTGGCCGCAGAGGACCTTGCTCAGAGTGCTTTTGCCAGAGCCGTTGGGGCCCATGATGGCGTGGACTTCACCCGGATTGATCGTGAGGTTGAGGCCTTTGAGGATTTCGCGGCCGGGGATCTGGGCGTGGAGTGCTTTGATTTCGAGGGACATGAGGGAGTTTAAGAAAGGGTTAGGCTTTGTGGGAACACGCGTTGCAGGTTCCGTGGATGGCGATGTCCATGCGGGTGACCTTGGTGCCAGCGGGCAGGTTCCAGAATTTGGCTGGGTCGAAGTCGGCCGCAGGGTGGGCATCAATGACCTTGCCGCAGGTCTCGCAGTGAAAGTGGACGTGCTCGTGGAGGTTGGCGCAGTAGCGGGACTGGCCGCGCTCAAGCTGGACCTGGCGGATGAGGCCGTGGGTGGTCAGGTGCTCCAGACAATTGTAAACGGTGGCGAGGGAGATGCTGGGGGAGCGCTCCTTGACCTTGGCGAAGAGATCGTAAGCCGTCGGGTGGTCATTGGACTCGGCCAGGGCCTGGAAGACCTCCCGACGGTGCGGGGTCAAGCGAGCATCCGTGCCCAGCACGGCCAGACGGCAGTCCAGGCCGCTGGGCTTGGATGAAGAACGTGGGGATGGAGTGGCCATGTTAGAATTAGAATTGGAATGATTCTAATGTATTGGATACGTCAAGGAATCAAGGGGGGATTCGAGATGCAGTGGAATTTGGGGTAGAAGGAAGTACTCAGTGCTCAGTTCGGAGCGCACAGTGCGTTGATGAGATCAAGATGGTATTTATAAAAATGGTTATGGGGGTTATGGATGATAAGGCTTATTGGAAGGCGGATGGGGATGGGGAGAAATTGAATTTTATCCCCATTTGGGGATCATTTGAGTTAATAGCTTGAGGATGAGTGTCTTAGCATGGGGATTGGTTCCCCATGGAGTCCCCATTGGGGGATGGTTGGGGAATCATGGGATTGCTAGATTCGATCTGCATTGGGTCTGAAGGGAAGATTGAAAAGGGTAGGTTTGCGGATAGAATACATTATTTATGGATGTTTACAAGGTGGTGATGAAGAGGATAGGTAGGATGGATGGGGCCATGCACTGAAACTCCCAAATCACCACTGGTTCTTTTTGCCGCAATGGGGCAGAGGGGCAGATTTCTTATTCAGTCTCACTTCATTCGCTGCTCCTCCGCCCCCCTCGGTTAAGTCGGTTGATTGGGTAGAGAGTCGAGATGAGGTCTGGAACAGCACAAGGTATAGCTACTTGAGGTGCTTGAGGAAGAAGGCGACCGTTCGGGACTGAATTTCGGAGCGGGGTGGATGGATGGATTCGCCGCTGAAACCGTGGCCGGCTCCTTTGGAAATGAGGCATTCGATGGGGATGCCTTTGGCGGTGGCGGCGTCGCGGAGGGCGATGGCGTTTTGAAAGTTGAGGACGATGTCATCATCCCCATGGGCGACAAAGATGGGAGGGCTGTCGGCACGGAGGAGCTCGATGGGGCTGAGCTTGAGGGCGAGGTCGCGTTTTTCCTCAAGAGTGCCGCCGAGGAGAGGGAGGAGACGCTGGGGCCGCTCGAAATTGCTGCCTTTCATGAGTTCGCGGTCCACAAAGGAGACGAGTGGATAGTATGAAGCCACACAGCGGATCCTTACGGGTGGACCGGGGATGGCTGGATCGCAGGGATAGTCTGCATCCTCTCCCAGGGCAGTAACGAGGGTGAGGTGGCCGCCGGCAGAGGAGCCAAAGGTTGCGATGCGCTCGGGATCAATGCCATAGTCCCCGGCGTGTCGGGCCAGGAAACGCACGGCGTCCTTGCAGTCGGCCACGGCATCATTGGCAGTGGTGGGCTGGCCGTCCACAAGGCGGTATTCAATGCTGGCACAGGCGATGCCTTCCTGGTTGAGGCTGCGGATGACGCCAATGATGTCCTGACGGAGGGCTTTGTATTTATCCCCCTTCCCCCAGCCACCGCCGTGGATGTAAACGACGAGAGGCGCTTGATCGAACTTCTTTTCCAACGGCTGAAAGAGCATGAGGTCCAGCTTCTGACCTCCGGCTTCTTTGAAGACGATGTTATTGATGATCTTCAGGTCCGCTGGAAGGCGGGGGATGTGAGCGGCTGTTTCCTCGGGAGCAGAGAAGGCGAAGTTGAAGAAGAGCAGACTCTGGATAGTCAACAGAAGGGAAAGCAGTTTCATGGAGAGGAGTATGGGAACGTGGTTTTTTTAACCCTTCTTTGACCGTTCTCCCGGCTTTACATACTGGATTAGGATTGTCATGAAACGAGGCGACTCTATCGCATAGGCATAAGAGTTGCCTAATTGAGAAATGGGCCTAGAAGGGTAGATGCTTATCTGGCGCGCCACAGGAAATTTGCTTCTATTTTTCAGCTATTGCTTTGTGTGTGATGCCAAATCTGAGACGCTGCCTGGAAAGGAACGTGAGATGGTGGTGCAGAGAGATGCTACTCCGCTAGGAAGCCGGACCCAGGTGGTTTTAAGCTATGCGGATGTGATTGAGCGTGTGCGGGACAGCGTGGTGACAGTGTATGTTTCCCGAGCGAGCAAAGGTGAGGATCGTGAGGACAGTGAGGAAAATCCTTTTGATCTTGTCCCAAGACGAAGATCCATTGATGACGATTCAGAAGAAAAGTATCAAGGCAGCGGGAGTGGTGTCATTCTTACTCAGGATGGATTGATCGTCACAAATGCCCATGTGGTGAAGGATGCGGACAAGATTTACATCCGGCTACGTGGGAGAGAAGAAGACATGGAAGCAGTGATGATGGGCATTGACCCGGCGACGGACATCGCCGTGCTCAAGATGGAGGCGGAGAGTCTGAAGCCGTCCACTCTGGGGGATAGCAGCGTGGTGCGTCCAGGGGATGTAGTGCTGGCCATCGGCAGTCCTTTCGGGCTGGAGCAGACGATCACCCTGGGTATCATCAGTGCTACAGGCCGGGGTACACTGGGGCTGATTGACGGAGGGATGGAAGATTTTTTGCAGACGGATGCGGCGATCAATCCTGGCAATTCGGGAGGGCCTTTGCTGGATGGATTGGGGAGGGTGATCGGCATTAATACGGCCCGCTACTGGGGAGATAACATCGGCTTTGCCGTGCCGGCCAATCTGGTGCTAAAAGTCGCCGGAGATTTGTACCGCCATGGATGGGTGGTGCGAGGTTTTTTGGGGGTGCATACACTGGAGGTGACTCCGAAACTGGTTGGAGAACTGAAGCTGCCCAAGAAGGCGCGGGGTGTGATCATCAACAGTGTGGAAGCCGATGAAGCTGCTGCGAAGGCTGGATTTCATTCGGGAGATCTGGTCATTGAAGTGAATGGCCGACGGGTGGAAAATGGGGCAAGATTTCGCCTCAGTCTGGCCAGTCAGCAGCCGGGTGATGAAGCGACTTTCCAGGTGTTGCGCGATGGGAAGGAAATCAGCCTTCAAGCTAAGCTGGGAGACCCTCCCGAATTGAGGGCAGCGCGTGCTATCGCAGCGAAGGCGGAGCCGTCCGATCATGAGTGGGCTCCCGGTCTGTTTGTGGCGGAGGTGGACCGGGATTGGAGGATGAAGCTAAAGCTGTCCCCCCAGATAAAAGGCCTGGTGGTCACGAAGGATTTCAAAATCCAGGATCGTGGTGTCCATCTCAGTGCCGGAGACCAGATCTTGCTGATCAATGGCAAGCCGGTGAAAAACCAGGCAGAGGCTAAAGCGCAGCTGGCTTCGCTAAAAACTCAGATCCTATTGCTTAAAATCCGGGGAGCGGAGGATGAACGTTTTGTGGCGGTGCCGCGTGTGCCCTGAAGAATCCAAGTCATTCCCCTTTTCCAAATTGTATGATGAATTCGTCTTTATCCTGTATCTTGCTGGCAGCTCTGTGGTGGCCGGGAGTCTTGTCCGCCCAGAATCAGGATGTGCCCGAGCCGCCTGCGGAGTGGAAGGTGGAATTTCAGCCGAGGACAGCATCCGCACTGTTGGGACATCTGGGAGAGCCTGAAATAGGCTCACCGATGAATACGCGTGATCTCAGGATGGTCTGGCATGAGAGCGGGCGTCTTTTCTTTTCTAATACAGGGATCCATATCCCCCCTTCCGAGCAGATCATTCAGGTATGGAGCTACCCGACGGCAACATCCCCGGCGAAATGCAAGGGCAGTCTCAACGTGGGGGGATCTTGGTCGCTCTCTGCAGCGGGTGACCGGTTGTGTGCCCAAGCCTACGCGCCCGCCGAAAAGTATCACTATGACAAGAATGAATTTCATGCGGTGAGCTGCTTTCGGTTTCCTGAGGGCGTGCGAATATG
This region of Prosthecobacter fusiformis genomic DNA includes:
- the rnc gene encoding ribonuclease III codes for the protein MEVLESVLGYSFRDRQLLTMALTHGSVGYEAQRVQADNQRLEFLGDAVLQLLLSELLYQRLPKADEGKLTTLRSQIVSTKALANVARRLKLGSFLIMGRGEQANGGRERESTLADVLEAVAGAIYLDGGIAEAQRFARFLFSEDLEKLLVNPGDQNPKGQLQEIIQSVGPMPPQYEILGQSGPDHAKSFEASVNWMGAVLGTGSGNSKKEAETASAKAALESPTLIAQLKSLASLNIKSTKISVIKCE
- the infA gene encoding translation initiation factor IF-1 — protein: MKQKEEAIELDGVISAVLAGTMFRVKLKNGHEVLAHISGKMRKRFIRLVIGDNVKIEMSPYDMDKARIVYRL
- a CDS encoding ribonuclease H-like domain-containing protein; protein product: MARDIVYFDLETRRTANDVGGWGNKHKMGISVGVTFSTRLGEYRIFQEEETSDLIYQLTRADLVVGFNHVSFDYEVLMGHTIFDFRDQVRDLDLLVDLEKKLGHRLKLDAVASASLGTGKTADGLDAIRWWQQGKIAEIAEYCAFDVKVTKCVHEYGAKNGFVKYHDRNGREQQVAVDWKID
- a CDS encoding endonuclease/exonuclease/phosphatase family protein, which produces MILSRLLRFCLISGWAGLGLGLVLQFGLKDHLFGLRLLFYAMPKPCLLALAVILLVWPKAGKRSRLAAAITSLALASTWIASSWGSGPPAGLVRDKNQEVRILYWNLSHPTTIHQGMVDLIRDFKPHFAAFVEPGRKNMEDRCRIYESMLPGYKVEWMRRGILWASRVDYTRRDWGTLERSGAYACYEVTGLGPTFPVVVADVYPHPLHWRKGQLEDALSHTQGRSDALLMGDFNTPLESALLDGYRARYTHALEDAGEGFKETWPLGLPLLSLDHLWLGRDWQTVEARKVWALSHSDHAALLVTLRRKEK
- the sufD gene encoding Fe-S cluster assembly protein SufD — translated: MPATLSPTPKLNLDPVSDTPAIPAPSGLEVIAPVRDETSAPGWFLARSEAAWEEFQKLPTPSIKDENWRYSNAKNMELAQHRPAMPATEAQKQAAILASEGLKERTARFVFVNDELVLSETDALPVGVVCVNFAEALKSHGDVLKDHFMKREMTLGSAKFAALHLAHVKAGTVIVLPKNVAIEKPIEVFHWVVGDHAAIFPHTLIVSGDNAEVSVVDHYRSLEGEGGLSIAVADLVSGTGSRITYAACQELADDAQALHLSSIVAGRDANVKSFQVQLGAAFSRSETVSDLIGQGSRSDMLSVSLPIGDQIVDQRTLQNHMAPHATSDLLYKNALYGKSRSIFSGLITVDETAHYTDAYQTCRNLLNSDEAEATSLPGLEINADQVKCSHGATSGPISDEELFYLKARGISDSESRKLIIEGFLADVLKRFGNSEVLDTLVARIDEKLERAV
- a CDS encoding type II toxin-antitoxin system Phd/YefM family antitoxin; amino-acid sequence: MKAVKKEWQLQEAKNRFSEVVNQALTDGAQTITRHGKPVVVVLSQEEFRRLAPKKEEKEWSMLEHLLACPDKTLHKRVFRTPGAPRDVDFS
- a CDS encoding type II toxin-antitoxin system VapC family toxin gives rise to the protein MKYLLDTMVVSEPTKRKREPKVIQWLIAQDADCAISILTLGEVERGIVSMAPSQRKRNLTEWFNSFAEHMEQRNRILPVDRTLMSFWGPVYTREERLTKRKPPFVDTILAATAELHGLTLVTRNEKDFPKSLSLINPWKI
- the sufB gene encoding Fe-S cluster assembly protein SufB, with translation MVTAPDNDISDIKVDSVGDFTFPERNKFDSGFGITEKTVDFIADVKNDPDWIREFRHKALKIFQSKPMPTHWATKDLENIKFDEFRYYLSDGQKPKRSWDDVPEDVKRTFDRLGIPEQERKFLAGVEAQYDSEAAYSNIKAAVEEQGVIFVNSTEGLHKHPEIFKKWFGKVIPTGDNKFSALNSAVFSGGSFIYVPPGVKVKHPLQAYFRINSEQFGQFERTLIIADEGAELMYMEGCTAPKFETATLHSAVVELVAMKGAKIQYVTVQNWSSNVFNLVTKRGIAHEDAEVRWIDCNIGSRLTMKYPGVIMKGKRARGEVISIALANTGQHQDTGAKMVHAADDTTSNVISKSISIGEGRSTYRGLVHIPKHLKGCKNNTECDALLINTNSRTDTYPAISVRGNQHSTQHEASVSQVSADQIFYLMQRGLSEAEAMSLSVNGFINDLVKEFPMEYSVELKRLIDLEMEGSVG
- a CDS encoding YcxB family protein, translated to MNEEITATMPFDAPTMLAGYKWHSRRSTVFGWPLWVAVALVVISTIPSIISQGKIQMFPQYWFLVGAALLLALAYWMGPRIYLRALKTSPSFGTTVSYQFNDQGLLVRMPLGEGKFDWDYFIESISTPDGAMIYSHKKAFNWLPKTAFSSESDYDRFLQLISTKTKHSKIG
- the sufC gene encoding Fe-S cluster assembly ATPase SufC, with the translated sequence MSLEIKALHAQIPGREILKGLNLTINPGEVHAIMGPNGSGKSTLSKVLCGHEDYEVTSGEVLLDGENILDMAVDARSRAGLFLAFQYPHEIPGVSNANFLRAALKARLPKGEDIDAIKFYKQLYARMDQLEMDRSFTGRSVNEGFSGGEKKRNEILQLMMLEPKYAILDETDSGLDIDALKVVSRGVNAMRSENRGFLVITHYQRLLNYIQPDIVHVMIDGQIVHTGGKELALKLEEKGYDWVKEELLAAA